One Alnus glutinosa chromosome 3, dhAlnGlut1.1, whole genome shotgun sequence genomic region harbors:
- the LOC133864788 gene encoding protein SMALL AUXIN UP-REGULATED RNA 51-like, with protein MDSKKSNKIREIVRLQQILKKWKKLANAQKNGSNATSTSANISSTGSKSINFLKRTLSFSDVSAASNDVVPKGFLAVCVGKELKRFVIPTEYLGHQAFGILLREAEEEFGFQQEGVLKIPCQVSVFEKILKVVEEKREAVYLNEFGFNADNEKIGCYSPDCELTTSHHPQMCR; from the coding sequence ATGGATTCAAAGAAGTCTAACAAGATCAGAGAGATTGTAAGGCTTCAACAGATCCTCAAGAAGTGGAAAAAGCTTGCAAATGCTCAAAAGAACGGCTCCAACGCCACTTCTACCAGCGCCAACATTAGCAGTACTGGCAGTAAGAGCATCAACTTCCTTAAGAGAACACTATCCTTTTCAGATGTTTCGGCGGCCTCCAACGATGTCGTCCCGAAAGGCTTTCTCGCCGTTTGTGTAGGGAAGGAGCTTAAGAGATTCGTTATCCCAACTGAATACTTGGGTCACCAAGCATTCGGGATTTTACTGCGGGAAGCCGAAGAAGAATTTGGCTTCCAACAGGAGGGTGTGCTCAAGATTCCGTGTCAAGTGTCGGTGTTCGAGAAAATATTGAAGGTGGttgaagagaaaagagaggcaGTCTACTTAAATGAGTTTGGTTTCAATGCAGACAACGAAAAGATTGGGTGCTACTCACCGGATTGCGAGCTTACAACCTCTCATCATCCTCAAATGTGTAGATGA